The Glycine soja cultivar W05 chromosome 15, ASM419377v2, whole genome shotgun sequence region CATGATTTTTAGGACAACAAATTCGATTCCAACTCACCCAACACTTTCCTTTATTCCTCGTCACCCACAAAGAAAATTCCTTTGTATAGAGATAATCTTTTTAGGAACACAATATGgttctttaaaaaaagaagagataatCTTTTTAGGAACACAATATGgttctttaaaaaaagaaaagaagaaaagaggatAGTATCAAATTTATCAAGCATATTCTCTTGGCAAAGGACAAAGTTTTGAATTACCATGGtgctaatttgtttttaaactttGCAATTACCGGATTCcatgtttttttccttctcgGATTGACTCCTATTGGCATACCCAAGTATATGAAAAGTAAGGATACTAGTATACAATTAAGCAATTTAGCAAACTTTATGCTTTCACTTCTTTCTGCCCCTAAGACCCCAAAGCAACTCTTATTAAAATTCACCTTCAACCTGGATACTAGTTCCAAACATCTCATCATACTTTTGATGACAACCATATTTAATAGTGATGATTCTTCCCAAAAAATTGTATCATCCACATATTGCAACAAATTAATATCAACTTGTTTCTTTCCAACACAATAGCTAGATAACAATTTCTTTTGAGGTTGCTTGTCTCATCAATCCATTCAAGCCTTCCACAACtaccacaaaaagaaaatgagccAATGAATCTCCTTGCCTTAAACCCCTTTGCAAATTAAACTCATTTGATGAACTACCATTTACAAGAACTGATATGGAACTAGTGACCAAACAACTCCTTATCCACATGAGCCACCTTTCTTTGAATCCTAATCTCTCAACCATATAGATCAAGAAGGTCCAACAAATAGAGTCATGTTTTTTTCATAATCCACTTTAACCACAAGACACTTTTTCCTCTTCCTTTTAGCTTCATCAATCACCTCATTTGCAATTAGCACACTATGCAACAAGTTTCTCCCTCCcaagaaagcactttgtttattttataaatcataTCACTAGGCACTTTTTTCAACCTATTAGCCAAAAATTTTGCTAAAATTTTGTACATGCAACTAACTAGTGAAATAGGCCTAAAATCATTGTGGCTCATCAATTTTGGGAATAAGAGAAATAAATGAAACATTAGTACCTCTCAGAAGCCTTCCATGTTGGTGGAATTCATCTAAGAATCTCTTCACATCATCCTTGAAGAAATACCAAAATTGCTTgatgaatttgaaattcaattcatCCAATCCCGGGCATTTTAAATTACCACAATCCCAAACCACCTCTTTAATATCCAATTCTCCAAAATTAGCCAACAAAAATGAATTATCTTCCTTGGAGATTTGGTTGAAAGGCACTCCATCAAGCCTATACCTCCACCTTTGATCTTCTCTAAATCTCAATTCAAAGAACTTCTTTGCTTCTTCTTTCACCCTTATAGGATCATCAAGCCAAGCACCTTTAATGTTT contains the following coding sequences:
- the LOC114386071 gene encoding uncharacterized protein LOC114386071, translated to MNSLELKGEDDTLSEEELKRRKDLQEEFWKVNNFNESLLRQKGFYEVEYGGDCNTRFFFHNVVNRRRKKTMLRGVNIKGAWLDDPIRVKEEAKKFFELRFREDQRWRYRLDGVPFNQISKEDNSFLLANFGELDIKEVVWDCGNLKCPGLDELNFKFIKQFWYFFKDDVKRFLDEFHQHGRLLRGTNVSFISLIPKIDEPQ